From one Erinaceus europaeus chromosome 4, mEriEur2.1, whole genome shotgun sequence genomic stretch:
- the SERPINB9 gene encoding serpin B9 isoform X3, with the protein MDALSEANGTFAFHLLKSLCQDNPSHNVFFSPLSISSALAMVFLGAKGNTAAQMSQALFLNTEKNIHQSFQSLLTQVNKPGAQYLLRTANRLFGEKTCQFLSTFKDSCLQFYHTELEQLSFAKAEESRDHINDWVSKQTEGKIQELLTKNSINAQTRLVLINAIYFKGKWNEQFDERYTEEMPFKINQKEQRPVQMMFQEATFQLNYVKEVHAQVLELPYVDGELSMIILLPDDNVDLNSVRRSQC; encoded by the exons ATGGACGCTCTTTCCGAAGCAAATGGCACTTTTGCCTTTCACCTTTTGAAGAGCCTTTGCCAAGACAACCCTTCACACAAcgtgtttttttctcctttgagcATCTCCTCTGCCCTGGCCATGGTCTTCCTGGGAGCAAAAGGAAACACTGCTGCCCAGATGTCCCAG gcgctttttttaaacacagagaaaaatatcCATCAGAGTTTCCAGTCACTTCTTACTCAAGTGAATAAACCTGGTGCCCAGTACTTGCTTAGAACAGCCAACCGGCTGTTTGGAGAAAAAACTTGCCAATTCCTTTCT ACCTTTAAGGATTCCTGTCTTCAGTTCTACCATACTGAACTGGAACAACTTTCTTTTGCCAAAGCTGAAGAGTCCAGGGACCATATCAATGATTGGGTGTCCAAACAGACTGAAG GTAAAATTCAAGAGCTGCTGACCAAAAATTCAATTAATGCCCAGACCAGGCTGGTTCTCATCAATGCTATCTACTTCAAAGGGAAGTGGAATGAACAGTTTGATGAAAGATACACAGAAGAAATGCCTTTTAAAATAAACCAG AAGGAGCAAAGACCAGTGCAGATGATGTTTCAGGAGGCGACATTTCAACTGAACTACGTAAAGGAGGTGCATGCCCAGGTCCTGGAGCTGCCCTACGTGGATGGAGAACTGAGCATGATCATCCTGCTTCCTGATGACAATGTGGATCTGAACTCGGTGAGAAGAAGCCA
- the SERPINB9 gene encoding serpin B9 isoform X1, whose amino-acid sequence MDALSEANGTFAFHLLKSLCQDNPSHNVFFSPLSISSALAMVFLGAKGNTAAQMSQALFLNTEKNIHQSFQSLLTQVNKPGAQYLLRTANRLFGEKTCQFLSTFKDSCLQFYHTELEQLSFAKAEESRDHINDWVSKQTEGKIQELLTKNSINAQTRLVLINAIYFKGKWNEQFDERYTEEMPFKINQKEQRPVQMMFQEATFQLNYVKEVHAQVLELPYVDGELSMIILLPDDNVDLNSVEKHLTFEKFIAWTKPSCMRNIEIEVLLPRFKLEEDYDMESVLQHLGIVDAFHQDQANFSAMTSERQLCLSKFVHKSFVEVNEEGTEAVAASAVVVVECSLKIGPRFCADHPFLFFIRHNKANSILFCGRFCSP is encoded by the exons ATGGACGCTCTTTCCGAAGCAAATGGCACTTTTGCCTTTCACCTTTTGAAGAGCCTTTGCCAAGACAACCCTTCACACAAcgtgtttttttctcctttgagcATCTCCTCTGCCCTGGCCATGGTCTTCCTGGGAGCAAAAGGAAACACTGCTGCCCAGATGTCCCAG gcgctttttttaaacacagagaaaaatatcCATCAGAGTTTCCAGTCACTTCTTACTCAAGTGAATAAACCTGGTGCCCAGTACTTGCTTAGAACAGCCAACCGGCTGTTTGGAGAAAAAACTTGCCAATTCCTTTCT ACCTTTAAGGATTCCTGTCTTCAGTTCTACCATACTGAACTGGAACAACTTTCTTTTGCCAAAGCTGAAGAGTCCAGGGACCATATCAATGATTGGGTGTCCAAACAGACTGAAG GTAAAATTCAAGAGCTGCTGACCAAAAATTCAATTAATGCCCAGACCAGGCTGGTTCTCATCAATGCTATCTACTTCAAAGGGAAGTGGAATGAACAGTTTGATGAAAGATACACAGAAGAAATGCCTTTTAAAATAAACCAG AAGGAGCAAAGACCAGTGCAGATGATGTTTCAGGAGGCGACATTTCAACTGAACTACGTAAAGGAGGTGCATGCCCAGGTCCTGGAGCTGCCCTACGTGGATGGAGAACTGAGCATGATCATCCTGCTTCCTGATGACAATGTGGATCTGAACTCG GTAGAAAAACATCTCACTTTTGAAAAATTCATAGCCTGGACCAAGCCAAGCTGCATGCGAAATATTGAAATAGAAGTTCTTCTTCCAAGATTTAAACTGGAAGAAGATTACGACATGGAATCCGTGCTCCAACATTTGGGAATAGTTGATGCCTTTCATCAGGACCAGGCTAACTTTTCGGCCATGACATCTGAAAGACAACTGTGTCTGTCCAAGTTTGTGCACAAGAGTTTTGTGGAGGTGAATGAGGAAGGTACAGAGGCTGTGGCTGCTTCAGCTGTGGTGGTTGTAGAATGCAGCTTGAAGATTGGGCCAAGGTTCTGTGCCGAccatcctttccttttcttcattaGGCACAATAAGGCCAACAGCATTCTGTTCTGTGGTAGGTTTTGCTCTCCATAA
- the SERPINB9 gene encoding serpin B9 isoform X2, with protein MVFLGAKGNTAAQMSQALFLNTEKNIHQSFQSLLTQVNKPGAQYLLRTANRLFGEKTCQFLSTFKDSCLQFYHTELEQLSFAKAEESRDHINDWVSKQTEGKIQELLTKNSINAQTRLVLINAIYFKGKWNEQFDERYTEEMPFKINQKEQRPVQMMFQEATFQLNYVKEVHAQVLELPYVDGELSMIILLPDDNVDLNSVEKHLTFEKFIAWTKPSCMRNIEIEVLLPRFKLEEDYDMESVLQHLGIVDAFHQDQANFSAMTSERQLCLSKFVHKSFVEVNEEGTEAVAASAVVVVECSLKIGPRFCADHPFLFFIRHNKANSILFCGRFCSP; from the exons ATGGTCTTCCTGGGAGCAAAAGGAAACACTGCTGCCCAGATGTCCCAG gcgctttttttaaacacagagaaaaatatcCATCAGAGTTTCCAGTCACTTCTTACTCAAGTGAATAAACCTGGTGCCCAGTACTTGCTTAGAACAGCCAACCGGCTGTTTGGAGAAAAAACTTGCCAATTCCTTTCT ACCTTTAAGGATTCCTGTCTTCAGTTCTACCATACTGAACTGGAACAACTTTCTTTTGCCAAAGCTGAAGAGTCCAGGGACCATATCAATGATTGGGTGTCCAAACAGACTGAAG GTAAAATTCAAGAGCTGCTGACCAAAAATTCAATTAATGCCCAGACCAGGCTGGTTCTCATCAATGCTATCTACTTCAAAGGGAAGTGGAATGAACAGTTTGATGAAAGATACACAGAAGAAATGCCTTTTAAAATAAACCAG AAGGAGCAAAGACCAGTGCAGATGATGTTTCAGGAGGCGACATTTCAACTGAACTACGTAAAGGAGGTGCATGCCCAGGTCCTGGAGCTGCCCTACGTGGATGGAGAACTGAGCATGATCATCCTGCTTCCTGATGACAATGTGGATCTGAACTCG GTAGAAAAACATCTCACTTTTGAAAAATTCATAGCCTGGACCAAGCCAAGCTGCATGCGAAATATTGAAATAGAAGTTCTTCTTCCAAGATTTAAACTGGAAGAAGATTACGACATGGAATCCGTGCTCCAACATTTGGGAATAGTTGATGCCTTTCATCAGGACCAGGCTAACTTTTCGGCCATGACATCTGAAAGACAACTGTGTCTGTCCAAGTTTGTGCACAAGAGTTTTGTGGAGGTGAATGAGGAAGGTACAGAGGCTGTGGCTGCTTCAGCTGTGGTGGTTGTAGAATGCAGCTTGAAGATTGGGCCAAGGTTCTGTGCCGAccatcctttccttttcttcattaGGCACAATAAGGCCAACAGCATTCTGTTCTGTGGTAGGTTTTGCTCTCCATAA
- the SERPINB9 gene encoding serpin B9 isoform X4, translating to MPFKINQKEQRPVQMMFQEATFQLNYVKEVHAQVLELPYVDGELSMIILLPDDNVDLNSVEKHLTFEKFIAWTKPSCMRNIEIEVLLPRFKLEEDYDMESVLQHLGIVDAFHQDQANFSAMTSERQLCLSKFVHKSFVEVNEEGTEAVAASAVVVVECSLKIGPRFCADHPFLFFIRHNKANSILFCGRFCSP from the exons ATGCCTTTTAAAATAAACCAG AAGGAGCAAAGACCAGTGCAGATGATGTTTCAGGAGGCGACATTTCAACTGAACTACGTAAAGGAGGTGCATGCCCAGGTCCTGGAGCTGCCCTACGTGGATGGAGAACTGAGCATGATCATCCTGCTTCCTGATGACAATGTGGATCTGAACTCG GTAGAAAAACATCTCACTTTTGAAAAATTCATAGCCTGGACCAAGCCAAGCTGCATGCGAAATATTGAAATAGAAGTTCTTCTTCCAAGATTTAAACTGGAAGAAGATTACGACATGGAATCCGTGCTCCAACATTTGGGAATAGTTGATGCCTTTCATCAGGACCAGGCTAACTTTTCGGCCATGACATCTGAAAGACAACTGTGTCTGTCCAAGTTTGTGCACAAGAGTTTTGTGGAGGTGAATGAGGAAGGTACAGAGGCTGTGGCTGCTTCAGCTGTGGTGGTTGTAGAATGCAGCTTGAAGATTGGGCCAAGGTTCTGTGCCGAccatcctttccttttcttcattaGGCACAATAAGGCCAACAGCATTCTGTTCTGTGGTAGGTTTTGCTCTCCATAA